In a genomic window of Vigna angularis cultivar LongXiaoDou No.4 chromosome 6, ASM1680809v1, whole genome shotgun sequence:
- the LOC108341491 gene encoding RING-H2 finger protein ATL63 — protein MPTQADSPNTLTQMFQNIFSDNSNIMLAAIISLLLVILFVLLLHLYARWFLAQAQAQAHARRRRRRRRTTVTVSDVLGPARFHQFHSFNIEDSSPLSTKGLDSSTIRAISLFIYEHNNKAKEDEELECVICLSAFEGGEVGRCLPKCGHGFHVECIDMWLSSHSNCPICRAPIVVNVVESDSSQVVSSRDHGAEYGGSDFEIVVDAGSDETRESDHGNGNGNGGARTSVSVSETSSSFLGCSLERMLGKVFPSAN, from the coding sequence ATGCCAACCCAAGCTGACTCGCCCAACACGTTGACCCAAATGTTTCAGAACATCTTCTCAGACAACAGTAACATCATGCTTGCAGCCATCATTTCCCTTCTCCTTGTCATCCTCTTTGTCCTCCTTCTACACCTCTATGCCAGATGGTTCCTTGCTCAGGCACAGGCTCAGGCACACGCCCGCCGTCGACGCCGCCGCCGCCGAACCACGGTGACCGTCTCCGACGTCCTTGGCCCTGCTAGGTTCCACCAGTTCCACAGCTTCAACATAGAAGACTCCTCACCCCTCTCAACCAAAGGCCTGGATTCTTCCACCATTAGAGCAATTTCTCTCTTCATCTATGAGCATAACAACAAGgcaaaagaagatgaagaacttgAATGTGTGATTTGTTTGAGTGCCTTTGAGGGTGGTGAAGTGGGAAGGTGTTTGCCAAAGTGTGGCCATGGTTTTCATGTGGAGTGCATTGACATGTGGTTAAGTTCACACTCCAATTGTCCTATTTGTAGAGCCCCCATTGTAGTAAATGTTGTTGAGAGCGATTCTTCTCAGGTTGTGTCTTCAAGAGATCATGGTGCTGAATATGGTGGTTCTGATTTTGAGATTGTGGTTGATGCTGGTTCCGATGAGACTAGAGAGAGTGATCACGGGAATGGTAATGGTAATGGAGGAGCAAGAACAAGTGTTTCTGTGTCAGAAACCTCTTCCTCGTTTTTGGGGTGCTCTTTGGAGAGAATGCTTGGCAAGGTTTTCCCTTCGGctaattaa